The following proteins are encoded in a genomic region of Vanessa cardui chromosome W, ilVanCard2.1, whole genome shotgun sequence:
- the LOC124542534 gene encoding uncharacterized protein LOC124542534 — MSHKKAIEALNRTLKDIRSNQSLMGGMVMLLVGNFRQTLPVITKGTPADEINACLKASTLWVHVKKFCLAKNMRVHNDMQSGQYAAALLKIGEGRMTTDANGMITLNQEFCNAVHNLEDLRNNVYPGLEYNMKNREWLCERAILAPTNEIVGQINERMMSHVQDDVVEYFVDIVMDSEQVTSYPTEFLNSLELSGVPSHKLRLKVGVPVLLMRNLEAPRLCNGTRLQITQLGRNIIRAVIMTGITKDEKVLIPRIPMIPTDLPFQFLKNPVSPQTRLRNDH; from the coding sequence ATGTCGCATAAAAAAGCGATCGAGGCGCTCAATCGGACTCTAAAAGATATCAGAAGCAACCAGAGTTTAATGGGTGGGATGGTAATGCTGCTTGTTGGTAATTTTCGACAGACATTACCTGTCATTACCAAAGGCACTCCAGCAGATGAGATAAATGCATGTTTGAAAGCGTCTACATTATGGGTGCATGTAAAAAAATTTTGTCTGGCTAAAAACATGCGAGTACATAATGATATGCAATCGGGGCAATATGCAGCTGCTCTATTGAAAATTGGTGAAGGTCGAATGACTACAGACGCTAACGGCATGATTACATTAAATCAAGAATTTTGTAATGCTGTCCACAACTTGGAAGATCTTAGAAACAACGTCTATCCCGGTTTGGAATATAACATGAAGAATAGAGAGTGGCTGTGTGAAAGGGCAATATTAGCACCGACCAATGAAATCGTGGGACAGATCAATGAACGAATGATGTCACATGTACAAGACGATGTTGTCGAATATTTTGTTGATATTGTCATGGACAGTGAACAGGTGACATCTTATCCTACAGAGTTTCTAAACTCTTTAGAGCTGTCAGGAGTGCCGTCTCACAAGCTGAGATTGAAAGTTGGGGTTCCAGTTTTGTTAATGAGAAATCTCGAAGCGCCGAGACTATGCAACGGGACTCGGTTGCAAATTACGCAGCTAGGACGCAATATTATTAGAGCAGTTATAATGACAGGAATAACTAAAGATGAAAAAGTTTTGATTCCCCGCATACCCATGATCCCTACAGATTTaccttttcaatttttaaagaaTCCAGTTTCCCCACAAACCAGACTTCGCAATGACCATTAA
- the LOC124542535 gene encoding uncharacterized protein LOC124542535 produces the protein MEEQLDRRLGINAGMKRAILQDLQCLLHEHHALVRLFKSALERMPNDEYKVVIKADKRPSGTHERTFNAPTIDEVAILIVGEETTKKVSSMNYYAYRLMIRQNADNYLLRFRRLFQQYCVDMYVKIETERLTFIRLNQAKLRSEEYIHLRDAVSTEGNAANIGRLTILPATYIGSPRHMHEYAQDAMTYVRHYGRPDLFITFTCNPKWIEITQLLLPGQTSNDRHDITARIFRQKNRSLMNFIVKQRVFGDTRCWMYSIEWQKRGLPHAHILIWLVERIQPDQIDDIICAEIPDHEVDPDLHDVVTTNMIHGPCGSINPQSPCMVDGKCSKRYPRKLTAETVTGNDGYPLYRRRSPDDNGRTVTTKVKRMDFVVDNSWIVPYSPLISKTFKTHCNVEYCNSVKSIKYICKYVTKGSDMAVFGLQSSNTNDEISRYQVGRYVNCNEAIWRIFAFPIHERHPTVIHLAVHLENGQRVYFTASNATQRAETPPATTLTSFFAICQSDQFARTLLYSEMPRYYTWNASSKNFQRRKQGDAVPGYPDVRSTDALGRMYTVHPKNDECFYLRLLLVNVRGPTSFETLRTVNGVIFPTYRAACEELKLLENDTHWDTTIAEAIISASPSQIRTLFAIIISTCFPSNPCNLWHKYKDSMSEDILHQSRVSSRNHDIEMNEEIHNRALLLIEDMCYLMCGNLLIRLGMPAPNREINDAFNRELEREREYDHQELDLVVQRNVPLLNYQQKEVYDTLMKAIADENGGLYFLDAPGGTGKTFLMSLVLATVRARSNIAVAVASSGIAATLLEGCRTAHSAFKLPLNLQTIEEPTCNIAKHSAMAKVLATSKIIIWDECTMAHKRALEALNRTLKDLRNDSRCFGGAMILLSGDFRQILPVIPRSTAADEINACLKSSNLWRYVKKLQLTTNMRVTLLNDTSAEDFSEQLLTIGNGQVPVDESSGLISFPNNFCNFVSSKDELINNVFPNINSNYNNNEWLSERAILAAKNKDVDDLNDIIQNKIIGTMHLFKSIDCVTNEDKATNYPIEFLNSLDVPGLPPHNLRLKVGSVVIMLRNINQPKLCNAARNYNSLKDAIQAAKDEEISLPSTSTNADVMMHLRNASVRGKRGFRDITVKTHLNNKYNYVWEKGAQTRLPCAKGLLAPPLGYQLFVI, from the exons ATGGAAGAACAACTTGATCGACGCCTAGGGATCAATGCAGGAATGAAGCGAGCAATTCTTCAAGACTTGCAGTGTCTGCTTCATGAACATCATGCATTGGTCAGGTTGTTTAAGAGTGCTTTAGAGCGCATGCCAAATGATGAGTATAAAGTTGTCATCAAAGCAGATAAACGACCATCTGGAACACACGAACGCACATTTAATGCTCCAACAATAGACGAAGTTGCCATCCTGATTGTTG gtgAAGAAACTACAAAGAAAGTTAGCTCAATGAATTATTATGCATATCGTTTGATGATTCGTCAAAATGCTGACAACTATTTGCTGCGGTTTCGTCGATTGTTTCAGCAGTATTGCGTTGAcatgtatgtaaaaatagaaACGGAACGTTTAACATTTATTAGGTTGAACCAAGCCAAACTGCGTTCTGAGGAGTACATCCATTTACGTGATGCAGTTAGTACTGAAGGAAATGCAGCTAATATTGGTCGATTAACTATTCTGCCGGCGACCTACATTGGTAGCCCACGTCATATGCATGAATATGCACAAGATGCAATGACATATGTTCGTCATTACGGCCGGCCAGATCTCTTTATTACTTTTACCTGTAATCCAAAATGGATAGAAATTACTCAATTGCTGCTTCCCGGACAAACATCAAATGATAGACACGACATCACAGCACGTATATTCAGGCAAAAAAATCGGTCCCTGATGAACTTTATTGTTAAACAACGCGTCTTTGGAGATACTCGATGCTGGATGTATTCAATCGAATGGCAAAAGCGAGGCCTGCCGCACGCACACATTCTTATTTGGTTAGTGGAAAGAATTCAGCCTGACCAAATAGATGATATCATATGTGCCGAGATTCCTGATCATGAAGTCGATCCAGACCTACATGATGTTGTTACTACTAATATGATTCATGGACCGTGTGGTTCCATCAACCCCCAATCACCTTGCATGGTCGATGGAAAGTGCTCTAAACGATATCCACGGAAATTAACGGCGGAGACTGTCACTGGCAACGATGGGTATCCGCTGTATCGGCGTCGATCACCAGATGACAACGGTCGAACTGTCACAACGAAAGTGAAAAGAATGGATTTCGTTGTCGACAACAGTTGGATTGTTCCATATTCGCCACTTATTTCTAAAACATTCAAGACACATTGCAACGTTGAATACTGCAATTCAGTTAagtccataaaatatatttgcaaatatgTCACGAAAGGCAGTGATATGGCGGTTTTTGGATTGCAATCCTCGAATACCAACGATGAAATTTCACGCTATCAAGTTGGTCGTTATGTGAACTGTAATGAAGCGATTTGGCGTATATTCGCATTTCCCATTCACGAACGTCATCCTACTGTTATACATTTGGCGGTGCATCTGGAGAATGGTCAACGAGTATATTTCACGGCTTCGAATGCTACGCAACGTGCTGAAACACCTCCAGCAACTACATTGACCAGTTTTTTTGCAATCTGCCAAAGCGATCAGTTTGCACGAACTTTGCTTTACTCGGAGATGCCACGTTATTATACTTGGAATGCTTCATCCAAGAATTTTCAAAGACGGAAGCAAGGTGATGCGGTTCCTGGGTATCCAGATGTGCGTTCTACTGATGCTCTTGGTCGTATGTATACAGTTCATCCAAAGAATGATGAATGTTTCTATTTGCGGTTGTTGCTGGTGAATGTGCGTGGGCCAACTTCATTTGAGACACTACGAACTGTTAATGGTGTAATATTCCCAACATATCGTGCTGCATGTGAAGAATTGAAATTATTAGAAAACGATACCCATTGGGATACGACAATCGCTGAAGCCATTATCTCTGCATCTCCAAGTCAGATACGCACATTATTCGCTATTATAATTTCGACATGTTTTCCATCAAACCCATGTAACCTGTGGCACAAATACAAGGATAGTATGTCAGAAGATATTTTACATCAAAGTCGTGTCAGTTCCAGAAATCACGATATTGAGATGAATGAGGAGATACATAATCGTGCTTTACTCTTGATCGAAGATATGTGTTACCTCATGTGcggtaatttattaatcaggTTAGGAATGCCAGCGCCAAATCGTGAAATTAATGACGCATTTAATCGAGAATTGGAACGGGAACGTGAATATGATCACCAGGAATTAGATTTAGTAGTTCAAAGGAATGTACCCCTGTTGAATTACCAACAAAAGGAAGTTTATGATACTTTAATGAAGGCAATCGCTGATGAAAATGGTGGTTTATATTTCCTAGATGCCCCTGGTGGAACTGGCAAGACATTTCTTATGTCATTAGTTTTAGCAACTGTTCGGGCGAGATCCAACATAGCGGTTGCAGTTGCTTCTTCTGGAATAGCAGCCACATTGTTAGAAGGATGCCGTACGGCTCATTCAGCATTCAAATTACCGTTAAATCTTCAAACTATTGAAGAACCAACGTGTAATATTGCAAAACACTCAGCAATGGCCAAAGTTTTAGCGACATCGAAAATCATCATCTGGGACGAATGCACAATGGCGCATAAACGTGCATTAGAAGCACTTAACCGAACATTAAAAGATTTACGCAATGACTCGAGATGTTTTGGAGGAGCAATGATTTTACTGTCTGGCGATTTCCGCCAAATACTGCCAGTAATTCCAAGATCTACGGCTGCCGACGAAATAAACGCTTGCCTCAAATCGTCAAATCTATGGCGCTATGTGAAGAAACTGCAGCTGACAACAAACATGAGAGTTACATTGCTTAATGATACATCTGCTGAAGATTTCTCGGAGCAATTGCTGACTATCGGTAATGGTCAAGTACCTGTCGATGAATCGAGCGGATTAATATCATTTCCAAATAATTTCTGTAATTTTGTCTCATCAAAAGACGAACTTATCAACAATGTATTTCCAAATATTAATTCTaactacaataataatgaatggTTGAGTGAGCGAGCAATTTTAGCGGCTAAGAATAAAGATGTAGATGACCTGAACGacataattcaaaataagatCATTGGAACAATGCATTTATTCAAATCTATTGACTGCGTCACAAATGAAGATAAAGCCACCAACTatccaattgaatttttaaactcTTTGGACGTGCCTGGCTTACCACCGCACAATTTACGCCTAAAGGTTGGCTCCGTAGTAATCATGCTTCGAAACATAAACCAACCAAAACTGTGCAACG CAGCTAGGAACTACAACTCTCTTAAAGATGCGATCCAAGCGGCGAAGGACGAAGAGATTTCATTGCCCTCTACCTCAACAAATGCTGATGTCATGATGCACCTAAGGAATGCCTCAGTTCGAGGTAAAAGAGGATTTCGAG ACATTACAGTTAAAACGcatcttaataataagtacaattatGTGTGGGAGAAAGGAGCCCAAACTAGGTTGCCCTGTGCTAAGGGTCTCCTGGCTCCACCTCTAGGATATCaactatttgttatataa